The DNA sequence CATGAGTGCAAAACCAAGTGCATATCCACAAGCCCTATGAAAAAACTTTGAAGCTTTTCAACGGTTACTGAAATCTTTGTCACTATCCCAAGTCAGTCAAAAGAGCATTTTGGTAATATCCGACAAAAATCAGAGGCTTTTCCAACATCTGTCCCCTGTTTACCCTTTTCAACCATTCGTGTTCAAACATTCTTAAAAGAAAGTCAAGGTGCACTTTCGTAATTATCCCCCAATTCATTGCCTTGTTTCATGCCCTTTTACTACCATCTATTTATACATTCAAATCTCCTCCTTCTCTCTCACccaattttcttcttcttttaaccCTTTCTTCTCTTGCAATCCAAGCTTTCTTTGATCATCAAACGCTTTATAATCTTTGAATTTTACTCTGCTCTAATCATGATAACTGGGTAAGTTACCAGTAGCTTTGTCTTCACTTCTATTGCATTTTCATGCTTCATGCGATAATGTTTCAACTTAGATGGAGTTGGGTCTTCTTTGATTAGCTGATCATCAAGAAATTCTCtcacttttctctttctttcagGCTCTTGTCCACTTTGCTTCTTTGATTTCAGCTCCTGTTACGAATAGATGTTATAGAATTATCAACCAGCTAAGATGGCTATGTTGTTCTTGTTCATGTTCTTGTTCTTGAATTCTCGTATCTTACATGCAGAGGAACTTGAACTTCTCTTGTCCTTTAAATCATCCATCAATGACCCTTTTCAATATCTTTCCAACTGGAATCCCTCTGTTACTTTTTGCAAGTGGCAAGGCATCACTTGCAACAACTCGTCCCGCATTAAAGCCATTGATCTCCAAGGGAAGAACATCTCTGGCAAGCTTTCTTTGTCAGTGTTTCAGTTGCCATATGTCGAAACTATCAATCTCTCGGGCAATCAGCTTTCTGGGCAAGTTCCTCGTAACATTTTTTCAAGCAGCTCGCTTCGACACCTCAATCTTAGTAACAATAATTTCACTGGTTTTATACCAAGTGGCTCAATTGCCTGCCTGGAGACGCTGGATCTGTCTAATAATATGCTTGCAGGGAGAATTCCTCAGGAAATCGGATCCTTTTCGAGCCTGAAGTTTCTTGATTTTGGTGGAAATGTTCTGGTGGGCACAATTCCAACCTCTATAACAAACATCACAAGTTTGGAATTCTTGACTCTGGCTTCAAATCAATTAGTTGGCCAAATTCCACGAGAATTGGGCCAAATAAGGAGCTTGAAGTGGATTTACTTGGGCTACAACAATCTCTCAGGCGAAATTCCGAAAGAAATAGGGGAATTAACTTCTTTGAATCATCTTGATCTTGTCTATAATAATCTTACAGGTTCAATTCCATCCTCTCTAGGaaacctcaaaaatcttcacTACCTCTTCCTCTACCAGAATAAGCTTACAGGTTCGATTCCAAAATCCATTTTTGGCCTGAGAAAGTTGATTTCTCTTGATCTTAGCGATAATTTTCTCTCCGGTGAGATCCCAGAACTCATAGTTCAGTTGCAAAACTTGGAGATTATTCATCTTTTCTCCAACAACTTTACTGGAAAAATCCCAGGTGCTTTAAGTTCTTTGCCTCGTCTTCAAGTTCTTCAGCTTTGGTCTAACAACTTTTCTGACGAGATTCCGAAAGATCTTGGAAAGCATAACAATCTCACTGTAATAGACCTTTCCACAAATTCTCTCACTGGAAAAATCCCTGAAGGCCTATGCAGCTCAGGCAATCTCTTTAAGCTCATTCTCTTCTCAAATTCTCTTGATGGTGAAATCCCCAACAGTTTGAGTACCTGCAAAAGCTTGCAGCGAGTACGTCTCCAGGACAATAATTTATCTGGTGAATTATCAACAGAATTCACCAAACTGCCACTAGTGTATTTCTTGGATATCTCAGGCAACAATTTTTCAGGCAGGATCGATGCCAGAAAATGGGAAATGACTTCGCTTCAGATGTTGAGTTTGGCAAGAAACAGATTTTATGGGGGTTTGCCAAATTCATTTGGCAGTGACCAGCTTGAGAACTTGGACTTGTCCCAAAACAGATTTTCAGGCTCTATCCCTCGCACTTTTGGTAGTTTAACAGAGCTAGTGCAACTGAAGCTAAGTGGAAACAAGCTCTCTGGTGAAATCCCACATGAGTTATCTTCACTCAAGAAGCTTGTAAGTCTAGACCTCAGCCACAATCAGCTGAGTGGCAAAATCCCAGATAGTTTTTCCGACATGCCAGTTCTTGGCCAACTTGATCTGTCGCAGAATCAATTATCTGGAGAAATACCAACAAATTTGGGAAGAGTGGAATCGCTTGTTCTGGTGAACATCTCTCATAATCATTTTCACGGTAGTTTACCATCCACAGGAGCTTTTCTTGCCGTAAATGCAAGCGCGGTTGCTGGCAATGAACTTTGCGGCGGCGATATATCTAGTGGTTTGCCTCCATGCAAAAGGATAAAGAATCCTATATGGTGGTTTTATGTTGCTTGTATTCTTGGTACTTCAGTGGTTCTCGCTCTTGCTGCTTTTGGAATAGTGTTGATTCGAGGAAGAAAGGATTTAGAGATGAAAACAGTGGAAAATGAAGATGGGATTTGGGAGTTGCAATTCTTCCATCCCAAGGTATCAAGCTCAGTAACAATGGAGGATATATTATCGtccaagaaagaagaaaaagccaTTTGTAAAGGAAAGGAAGGGCTTTCATACGAGGGGAAGTGTATCATAAAAAACATGCAATTCATGGTAAAGGAAATAAACGATACGAAGTCAATTCAGTCAAATTTTTGGTCTGAAATCTCTGAACTTGGTAAACTTCAGCATCCAAATATCGTCAAGTTAATCGGA is a window from the Manihot esculenta cultivar AM560-2 chromosome 16, M.esculenta_v8, whole genome shotgun sequence genome containing:
- the LOC110603025 gene encoding leucine-rich repeat receptor-like serine/threonine-protein kinase SKM1, which encodes MAMLFLFMFLFLNSRILHAEELELLLSFKSSINDPFQYLSNWNPSVTFCKWQGITCNNSSRIKAIDLQGKNISGKLSLSVFQLPYVETINLSGNQLSGQVPRNIFSSSSLRHLNLSNNNFTGFIPSGSIACLETLDLSNNMLAGRIPQEIGSFSSLKFLDFGGNVLVGTIPTSITNITSLEFLTLASNQLVGQIPRELGQIRSLKWIYLGYNNLSGEIPKEIGELTSLNHLDLVYNNLTGSIPSSLGNLKNLHYLFLYQNKLTGSIPKSIFGLRKLISLDLSDNFLSGEIPELIVQLQNLEIIHLFSNNFTGKIPGALSSLPRLQVLQLWSNNFSDEIPKDLGKHNNLTVIDLSTNSLTGKIPEGLCSSGNLFKLILFSNSLDGEIPNSLSTCKSLQRVRLQDNNLSGELSTEFTKLPLVYFLDISGNNFSGRIDARKWEMTSLQMLSLARNRFYGGLPNSFGSDQLENLDLSQNRFSGSIPRTFGSLTELVQLKLSGNKLSGEIPHELSSLKKLVSLDLSHNQLSGKIPDSFSDMPVLGQLDLSQNQLSGEIPTNLGRVESLVLVNISHNHFHGSLPSTGAFLAVNASAVAGNELCGGDISSGLPPCKRIKNPIWWFYVACILGTSVVLALAAFGIVLIRGRKDLEMKTVENEDGIWELQFFHPKVSSSVTMEDILSSKKEEKAICKGKEGLSYEGKCIIKNMQFMVKEINDTKSIQSNFWSEISELGKLQHPNIVKLIGVCRSDNVAYLVYEYVEGKNLSEILRNLSWERRKKIAIGIAKALRFLHCYCSPAVLVGYMSTEKITVDRKDEPRLRLSLPDLRCFDTKCFISSAYVAPEIRDSKATSEKSDIYGFGLILIEILTGKSPTNAEFSFDENIIEWARYCYSDCHIDMWVDPMIKGDATISQNEMIETMNLALHCTATDPKARPCANDVFKILHSALRSSSCVSGLKFSEYF